The genomic DNA CTCCTCGTCGGTGTGCCGGGTTTTTGGTTCCGGCTACAGCTTATCTACCCAATTTCCGCATCGGTCTTTCTGACAGGCCGCTGCGCCAGACAGAGGGTAAGGGCTCCCCGCCCCGCGCCCCAACCATCAACCGCTCATGCATGAGGGTACAATGGGTCAACTGAGAAAAAAATTCGGCAAAATCGTCAACACGCTCCCCATCCCGCATCTGCTGGAGCTCCAGGTGGATTCGTACAATCGTTTCCTCCAGGCAGATACCCCGCCGGCCAGCCGGGGCGACTTCGGGCTTGAGGGTGTGTTCAGGTCCGTTTTTCCCATTGAAGATTTCAACAAGACCGCTAGCCTTGATTTCGTGTCCTATGAAATCGGCGAACCAAAATACGACGTCGATGAGTGCATCTCCAAGGGTCTGACCTTCGAGACGCCCATCCGTATCACCGTCCGTCTCGTAGTTTTTGACGTGGATGAAGAGACCGACAACCGCACGATTCGCGACATCAAGGAACAGGACATATACTTCGGCACGCTTCCGCTGATGACAGAGAAGGGCACCTATGTCATCAACGGCACCGAGCGTGTCATTGTTAACCAGTTGCAGCGTTCCCCGGGCATCATTTTCGAGCATGACTCGGGCAAGTCCCACTCCAGCCGCAAGGTCCTTTATTCGAGCCGCATCATCCCCATGCGCGGGTCCTGGCTCGATTTCGATTTCGATCACAAGGATATCCTGTACGTGCGCATCGACCGTCGCCGCAAGATGCCCGTGACCATTCTGTTGAAGGCCATGGGACTCTCCCGCGCCGATATTCTCGACTACTTCTACGACGTCGAATCCTATACCTTGCTCAAGAGCAAGGTCATGCGCAAGGTCGTGGCTGAGCAGTACCGCAAGGAAACCGCCTACACCGATGTGGAAGTCGACGGCAAAGTCATTCTCAAGAAGGGCGTCGACATCACCAAGGGCGCCTGGAAAAAACTCGTTCGCCACGAAGTGAAGGCTATCGAGGTTGATCCAACTTCCCTGATCGGCCTGTTCCTGGCCCGCGATATCGTGGACAAGAACGGCGAGGTCATCGCCGAGGCCGCCGAGGAACTGAGCCAGGATCTCATCGACCGCCTTCGCGACGCCAAGATCAAGGATCTGGATGTTCTGCACACGCATGGCATGGAGGTATCCTCCTCCCTGCGCGACACGCTGCTGCTCGACAAGACCACGGACATGGAGACTGCACAGATTGAGATCTACCGCAGGCTTCGGCCGAGCTCCCCGCCCACGCCCGAGATTGCGGCCAGCTTCTTTGAGAACCTGTTCCGCTCTTCCGACTACTATGACCTTTCCAGCGTGGGTCGGTACAAGCTCAACTCCCGTCTGAACCAGGATGTGGACCTTTCCATCCGTACCCTGACCAACGAGGACATTCTCCTTGCGGTCAAGGAACTGATGCGCCTCAAGGATACCCACGGTCCGGCCGACGATATCGACCACCTGGGCAACCGCCGTGTCCGCCCTGTTGGCGAATTGGTCGAGAACCAGTACCGCATCGGCCTCGTCCGCATGGAGCGCGCCATCAAGGAGCGTATGTCCCTGCAGGAAGTGGCCACCCTGATGCCCCATGATCTCATCAACCCCAAGCCGGTTGCCGCTGTGCTCAAGGAATTCTTCGGAACCTCCCAGCTCAGCCAGTTCATGGACCAGACCAACCCGCTCTCCGAGGTCACTCACAAGCGCCGACTGTCGGCGTTGGGACCCGGCGGCCTGACCCGCGAGCGTGCGGGCTTCGAAGTGCGCGACGTGCATACTTCCCACTACGGCCGTATCTGCCCCATTGAGACCCCGGAAGGTCCGAACATCGGTCTGATCGTTTCCCTGACCACCTACGCCAAGGTCAATGACTACGGTTTCATTGAGACTCCGTATCGTAGGGTGGTGGACAAGAAGATCACCAACGATATCTCCTATATGGACGCCTCCAAGGAGGCCAAGGAAGTGGTGGCCCAGGCCAACGCTCCCCTGGACAAGAACGGCGTCTTCATCAACGCCCGCGTCAACGCGCGTCTGGCTGGCGATGTCCAGCTGACCGCGGCCGAGGACGTTACCTGCATGGACATCAGCCCGAGCCAGACGGTTTCCATCTCCGCCGCGCTGATTCCCTTCCTGGAGCACGATGACGCCAACCGCGCGCTCATGGGCTCCAACATGATGCGTCAGGCCGTGCCGCTTCTCCAGGCCGAGGAGCCGCTCGTCGGCACCGACATGGAAGGCCCGGTCGCCCGTGATTCCGGGGCCTGTGTCCTGGCCCAGGAGGATGGCGTGATCCACTACGTGGACGCAGAGCGCATCATCATCAATTACGATAATGGATTGTACCCCAACTCCGGCGGTTCCAAGCATTACGAACTGCAGAAGTGGCACAAGTCCAACCAGAACTCCTGCTTCGGCCAGACGCCTCGCGTTCAGGTCGGGCAGCGGGTAAAGAAGGGCGATGTCCTGGCCGACGGTCCGGGCATCGATCACGGCGAGCTTGCCCTGGGCAAGAACCTGCTGGTTGCCTTCATGCCCTGGTGCGGCTTCAACTACGAGGACTCCGTTCTTATCTCCGAGCGCATGGTCAAGGAGGATGTCTATACCTCCATCCACATCGAGGAGTTTGAATTGGTCGCTCGCGACACCAAGCTCGGACCCGAGGAAATCACCCGAGACATCTCGAACGTTTCCGAAGAGATGCTCCGTAACCTCGACGAATGCGGCATTATCCGCATCGGCGCCCGGATCAAACCGGACGACATCATGGTCGGTAAGATCACGCCCAAGGGCGAGACCCAGTTGACCCCCGAGGAGAAGCTGCTGCGCGCCATCTTCGGCGACAAGGCACGCGATGTGAAAAACACCTCCCTGAAGGTTCCGCCGGGAATCTCCGGCACCATCGTCGACGTGAAGGTCTTCAACCGCCGTTCCGGCGAGAAGGACGACCGCACCAAGGCTATCGAGGACGCCGAGCTGTCGGCCTTCGACGTCAAGGAGCAGAAGCACATCGCCGCCCTGACCGACGCCATCCGCGAAAAGGTTTGGACCGTGCTGGAGGGTGCGAAGCTGAAGAAGGACCTCGCCGGTCCCAAGAAAGCCACCCTGGGCAAGACCGGGGAGGTTATCGACCGCGAGGCCGTGGACTCCGTTCCGGTCAAGAAGCTCATCGGCCTGTTCGACCGCGAGGTCAACGATCAGCTCAAGCTGGTCGTGGCCGACTACGAGCAGCAGGTCGCCTTCATCAAGAACATCTATGATGTGAAGCGCGAGAAGGTGACCGAGGGCGACGATCTGCCTCCGGGTGTCATCAAGATGGTCAAGGTCTACGTCGCGGTGAAGCGTAAGCTCTCCGTGGGCGATAAGATGGCTGGCCGTCACGGTAACAAGGGTGTCGTATCCTGCATCCTGCCCGAAGAGGATATGCCG from Pseudodesulfovibrio thermohalotolerans includes the following:
- the rpoB gene encoding DNA-directed RNA polymerase subunit beta → MGQLRKKFGKIVNTLPIPHLLELQVDSYNRFLQADTPPASRGDFGLEGVFRSVFPIEDFNKTASLDFVSYEIGEPKYDVDECISKGLTFETPIRITVRLVVFDVDEETDNRTIRDIKEQDIYFGTLPLMTEKGTYVINGTERVIVNQLQRSPGIIFEHDSGKSHSSRKVLYSSRIIPMRGSWLDFDFDHKDILYVRIDRRRKMPVTILLKAMGLSRADILDYFYDVESYTLLKSKVMRKVVAEQYRKETAYTDVEVDGKVILKKGVDITKGAWKKLVRHEVKAIEVDPTSLIGLFLARDIVDKNGEVIAEAAEELSQDLIDRLRDAKIKDLDVLHTHGMEVSSSLRDTLLLDKTTDMETAQIEIYRRLRPSSPPTPEIAASFFENLFRSSDYYDLSSVGRYKLNSRLNQDVDLSIRTLTNEDILLAVKELMRLKDTHGPADDIDHLGNRRVRPVGELVENQYRIGLVRMERAIKERMSLQEVATLMPHDLINPKPVAAVLKEFFGTSQLSQFMDQTNPLSEVTHKRRLSALGPGGLTRERAGFEVRDVHTSHYGRICPIETPEGPNIGLIVSLTTYAKVNDYGFIETPYRRVVDKKITNDISYMDASKEAKEVVAQANAPLDKNGVFINARVNARLAGDVQLTAAEDVTCMDISPSQTVSISAALIPFLEHDDANRALMGSNMMRQAVPLLQAEEPLVGTDMEGPVARDSGACVLAQEDGVIHYVDAERIIINYDNGLYPNSGGSKHYELQKWHKSNQNSCFGQTPRVQVGQRVKKGDVLADGPGIDHGELALGKNLLVAFMPWCGFNYEDSVLISERMVKEDVYTSIHIEEFELVARDTKLGPEEITRDISNVSEEMLRNLDECGIIRIGARIKPDDIMVGKITPKGETQLTPEEKLLRAIFGDKARDVKNTSLKVPPGISGTIVDVKVFNRRSGEKDDRTKAIEDAELSAFDVKEQKHIAALTDAIREKVWTVLEGAKLKKDLAGPKKATLGKTGEVIDREAVDSVPVKKLIGLFDREVNDQLKLVVADYEQQVAFIKNIYDVKREKVTEGDDLPPGVIKMVKVYVAVKRKLSVGDKMAGRHGNKGVVSCILPEEDMPFFEDGTPMDIVLNPLGVPSRMNIGQIMETHLGMAGRKLGQQLQATLEEGENSIAAIREEVKSILDTGDMNELIDSMSDEEFVEAVKKLKNGIVAKTPVFDGAEEEGIWNWLEKAGLASDGKFILYDGRTGEPFHNRVTVGIMYYLKLHHLVDEKIHARSTGPYSLVTQQPLGGKAQFGGQRLGEMEVWALEAYGAAYLLQEFLTVKSDDVQGRVKMYEKIVKGDNFLEAGLPESFNVLVKELMSLGLDVTLHYEDRKRPGQPQQPAAVPAGPQPLVD